One Candidatus Hydrogenedentota bacterium genomic window, AATGGCGCACGAGGGCGCCGGTGAATTTGTCGCGCTGCTTCTGGCTGCGGTGCGCGAGGAAGAGTCCGGCCTGGGCGTGGGTGAAGGGGGGATGCTCGACCACTTCGATCGCGGCGTCTCCGAGAGGCGTGTCGCCCGTAATTAGAATCCGGCCCGTGGGCGGATCCGGGGGGAAGGCGCGGAAGACATCCGCATTGCTTGCGCCATCCACCACGAGCAGCCAGCGGAGATGGGTTTTCATCCAGGCGCGGATCGCCTCGATCTGATCTTGCAGGCGGGCCTCGTCCTTCCAGCGATCATCGAGGCGCGCGCCGGTGCGTACCAGGTCGAAGCGGGCGATGGTGGCGTCCTCGCCGTCTATCCAGAAGATGGCGTCGAAGTTGGGGCGGGCGCGGTAGGCGTAGGCCAGGGCCGTTTGCGTCGTTCCGGAGCCCCGCGGGCCGAGCAGGTGCACCATGGCGTGGCGTTGAAAGGTGTTGTGGAGTGTGACCATCAGCGACTCGCGGCCCATGAAATAGGGGTTGGGCCGCTGGCGCAGCCGCCAGAAGCGGGGGGCGGGGTATTGGGGCTGCGGGCGCGCGGCGATGCCATCGACGGGATAGGGGGTATCGATGGGATCCGAATGGCGCTTCGAGCGCATTTCCGGCACCGGGGTGTCGATATGGCCGCCGGCGTAATCCTGATCCTGTTCGTCGCTCATGGGGCGCCCCCGGCGCGCCGCGCGGGCGCGCGCCACCCGCGCACCGCCTTGCGGTGGCGGGATTCCAGTCCAGGTCTTTCAGCCGCACCGGGCACGGGCGTAGTCTCCGGGGTTTGTCCAGGCCCTCCCATCCGCCGCCTGACCTGGGTCATCCACGCTCAATGATACCGACTTTTGCCGGTCCAGTAAACTCCCACGCCTCCCGCGGGCGTTTTCCCGAGAGCGCGCCATTGTGCTAGCATGTGCGCGCGGCTGTAGCCTTTTTTCACTGGAAGGAGTAGTATGCGCTTACGCGGGTTGTTTCCGGCGATTCTGGCCGGCTATATCGGTTTGGCGGGGCTGGCGGCGTCGGATCAGGCGTTTCTCGAAGATGGATCCGTGCTGGTGGGCGCGGTGCGCGGCATGTCGGAGGGCGCGTTACGGATTGAGACGTCTTTCGGGGGAGAACTGTCGATTCCGTGGGCGCAGGTGCGCGGCCTGGCGACAGACGGGGTGATTGTCGCCGAAGGAAGCGATGGCTCCCGTCTAACCGGCCGCCTGGTGGTAACCGATGGCGCGCCGGGCGTTCTGGACGCTTCCGGCGCGACGTCTTCCCTTTCCCTGCGGGACCTGACCGCGATCTGGCCCGAGGGCGAAGCGCCGGAGCGGGAATTGGCGCCCGAACCCGCGGCCACCGTTGTGGAAGCAAAGCCCAGGGCGGCTTGGACCGGTCGCGCGGAATTGGGGCTGAACGGTCAATCGGGGAACAAGGAGCGAATCGACGTTCGCGGGGGCGTGAATCTGAATCGCGCGACGGAAACGACCCGCCTGAATCTGTATCTCCGTGGCCAGTACGCCGAGACGAACAACGATCGATCAGCCAATGAAGTGATGGTGGGCGGCCGCATTGAATGGGACTTCAGCGAACGGACCTACATGTTTGCGAAGATCGATCTGGAGCAGGATGAGTTCGAGGATCTGGAGCTCCGCACCACGATCACCACGGGCCTCGGCCACTTTTTCATCAAGCGGGAGAAGATCGAACTCAAGGGCTGGGCGGGCGCCGGCTACGAGCGCGAGATTTTCGAGAAACCCGAGCGCCAGCCCCTGCCGGCGGTGTCCTCGCTGGAGGAGGCGATCGAGGTGGCCGTGCGCCGCGAGGTGTCGCGGCGCCTGTCGGGTGGCGATCCGGACCGGATCATGAGCGAGGCGGTGGTGGAGCTGGGGTACAACTACCGGCACGATTTCGGCGCGAATTTCCGCTTCATCCACGGTCTGACTTATTATCCGTCCGTGAATGATCCCACGGGCGATTACCGGATTAACGCGGATACCTCCCTGGAGTTTCCGCTCGGGAAGGATCCGGATTGGACGTTGCGGACGGGGGTCCGCAACGAATATAACGCCATGCCGCAGGCCGGTGTGGAACGCCTGGACACATCGTATTTCCTGAACCTTGGATATAAATGGTAGGCGGCGGAATCCGCCGCACGGAGAAAGTGATTATGGGCGCGGACAATTTCTTTGCAGGTATTATTGAGGCGATTCTCGCGTTGTTTGTCGAGTTGCTCCGAATTCAGTTTTCACCGATTTTCACCCTGATCGAGCTCATTCAGCAGTTCATGATGTAGCCTTGGACCCGCGCGATCGCTTTTCCAACCGGGCCGACGATTACGATCGCTACCGCCCGGGCTACCCGCGCGCGCTGGTTTCCCTGATTGCCGAACGGTGCGGTTTGCGGCCCGGGCATTCCGTGGCGGACATCGGGTCGGGTACCGGGATTCTGACGGACCTGATATTGGAACACGGGAACCGGGTTTACGCCGTGGAGCCCAATGGCCCGATGCGCGAGGCCGCCGAACGGCGCCTGGGCGGGCGCCCGGGTTTCTTCAGCGTGGACGGCACGGCGGAGGCGACGACACTGTTGGCGTCGTCGGTGGACCTGGTTGTGGCGGCGCAGGCATTCCACTGGTTCGAGCCCCGGGCTACACGGGACGAGTTGCGGCGGATTCTTCGCGCGCCGGGGTGGGTCGCCTTGATCTGGAATGAGCGCCCGCGGCAGGCGACGGGTTTTGAGGCGGCCTACGAAGCGCTGCTGGAGCGCCACGCTATCGACTACGCGGCGGTGGACCACCGCCGTGTCGATGCCGCGCGCGTGGACGAGTTTTTCCATCCGGCGCGGGCGGAGCGGATCGTGTTGTCGAATTCCCAGTCCCTTGACCGAGCGGGGCTGGCGGGGCGCGTCCGATCGTGTTCGTATGTGCCGGCGGCCGGCGCGCCGGGCTATGGGGCCATGATGGGGGACGCCGGCGCGCTCTTCGATGAGCGCCAAGTTGGAGGTGTTGTTGTGCTGAACTATGAAACCATTATCTATCTGGGGGCGCTGCGGCCCGGCCCCGGCCGAGGCGCGCCACCCCGGGCGTGAAGGCGGCGTGGCGGCCAGTTTGTCAGGCGCGCGCGCAAAGCGTATACTGTGAGACGCCGCCGTGGATTTGCCCGGCGATCAGACGATTTCCCCACGGTGATTCCCGACGGCAGCGCCGTGGCGCTTTCGCCCCTCGGTACGAGACGCGCGCGGCGCGCGCCTGGCCGGACCCGCCGTTCCCGGCAACCCCGACCGGGTATTTGACACGCTGTTCAATACCGAGCGGAGGGAAGTCTCATGCCAGTTGTTGACCCGGGCAAGGAACGTAATGTGGGCATTGTAGGTCACGGCGGCGTCGGGAAGACGATGCTTCTGGAGCATATTCTTCACGACGCCGGCGTAACCAACCGAATGGGCAGTATCGAAGAGGGCAACACCGTCGGGGATTATCTTGAGGAGGAGCGGGAGCGGAAGCACAGCATCACGATGAAGCTGTGCCACGTGGAATGGCGCGGGGACCGGATACATTTTATCGACCATCCGGGCTACATGGACTTCCAGGGGGAGATTGCGGCGTCCACCCCGCTGATCGACGGCCTCATCATCATGGTGGACGCGACAACCGGGGTTCAGGTTGGGACGGACATCGCGTGGAAGTATGCGCAGCGCCACCGTGTGCCCCGGGCCTTTTTCGTGAACAAACTGGACCGCGAGCACACGAATTTTGACGAGGTCGTGGCCGGCCTGCGGGAGACCTACGGCAAGCAGTGCGTGCCGCTGGTGATACCGGTGGGCGAGGGCGGGAATCTCGAGCGCGTGGTGAATATCTTTGAGGGCGACACCTCCGGTATCGAAGATCAGATCGCGCGGGTGAAGGAAGCCATTGTGGACGCGGTGGCCGAAACCGACGACGCCTTGATGGAGAAATACTTCGAGACTGGCGAGCTTTCGCCGGAGGAGTTCCACCGGGGCCTGCACGACGGAATTACGGCGGGCAAGATCATGCCAATCATCGCGGGAAGCGCGATCAAGGACTTTGGCATTGACGAGCTGCTCGATGTCGTGGCGGAGTCTTTTCCGAGCCCGCTTGACCGGCATGTGGTCGCTACGAACGGGACCGGGGAATCGGTCGAGCTCAAAGTCGGCGCGGACGAGCCTTTTCTCGGCCAGGTATTCCGAAATGTGGTGGACCCGTACGTGGGCCACTTGACGTTTTTCCGCGTGCTGACGGGTACGCTCCGGTCGGATTCCGAGTTCTACAATGTGACGACCGGCGCGAAGGAGCGCACGGGGAAGATTCTGCTGCTGAACGGCAAGGAGCAGACGGTGGTCGACGCGGTGGGCCCGGGGGATCTGGCGGCGATGACAAAGCTGAAGAACACGAATTTCGGCGACACGATTGCGGCGGTGGGCTCGAATTACAGCATGCCTCCGATCTCCCTTCCCCCCTCGATGGTGAAGCTGGCCATTACGCCGAAGACCCGGGCGGACGAGGACAAGATCGGCGAGGCGCTGCACCGGCTCGCGGAGGAGGACCCGACGTTCCAGCACTTCCGCAACGAGGAGACGGGCGAACACATCATCCAGGGCACGGGCGATTTGCAGATTGAAATCATGCTCGACCGGATGCGGCGGAAGTACAACGTGGACGTCGAAACGTCGACGCCGCGGGTCGCGTACCGGGAGACGATCCGCTCCGAGGCGGAGGCCCAGGGCAAGCACAAGAAGCAGAGCGGCGGGCACGGCCAGTATGGCGACGTGCACTTGCGGCTCAAGCCCTTGCCCCGGGGCAGCGGCTACGAGTTCATCGACAGCATCGTCGGCGGGGTGGTCCCGAAGCAGTATATTCCGCACGTTGACAAGGGTGCGCAGGAGGCGCTTCAGCGCGGGGTTATCTCGGGGCATCCGGTGGTGGATGTCGCCGTCGAACTGTTTTTCGGGTCGTACCACAATGTTGATTCCTCGGAAATGGCCTTCAAGATTGCCGCGTCGCTGGCGATACAGAAGGCGGTTAAGAGCGCGCGCCCGTGCCTGCTTGAGCCCATTGTCGAACTGGCGGTGACCATTCCCGAGGAGTTCATGGGGGATATCAACGGCGACCTGAACTCCCGGCGCGGGCGCATCCTGGGCATGGAGCCGGCCGGCGCCGGCCGCCAGCGCATTCGCGCGCTGGCGCCGGAGTCCGAGGTGCTTCGCTACTCCACGGATCTGCGCAGCATTACCCACGGGCGCGGCAGCTTTGAGGTCCAGCACTCGGGCTACGACGAAGTGCCGGAGAGCATCGCGCGCGGGATTATTGAGGCGTATGAGGCTGCCCGGGCGGAAGGGAACTGATCGGAATTTCGCTCAACCCGGCGGGACCCGCGATTTATCGCGGGTCTCGTTTTTTTTTTAGGCTTTAGGCTTTAGGCTTTGGGCTTTGGGCTTTGGGCTTTGGGCTTTGTGGGTAGCAGGGACGGCAGGGACGGCAGGGACGGCTGGGACTGCTGGGACTGCTGGGACTGCTGGGACTGCTGGGACTGCTGGGGGCTTTGGGGTTATGGCTGTCGTGAGTGTTTTGGATTTCGGGTTGGGGGATGGGTGGAGTTTGTGTGTTCGGATTGAGAAAATGTGTGGGTTTGAAAATAATTGTTTTTATTGAGTTTGATGCGCCCTGCGCCGGTTTTGCCCATGACGCAAGCTGGGGAGTGTGTAATAGTGTGGGGCGGCGGGGGCGTGCTGTCAAATAAATATCCGACCCCTCAACAACGCGGGTGTGCGCGCGGTAGCGGGTCTATTGACAAGGGTTTCGAATCGCCATAGAATTTAGTCAGAGTATGTTTGTGATCTATGGTTGCGCGAAACGCTTTCATCTTGCAGAGGGGATGGAAGGGAAGCGGGGGATTCGATGCGGGGCGCAGGATTCAGACTTCCAACCGGCCGGCAAGGTGGCATTAACTATAGGAGGTAATGTATGAGCCAAATCTATCGAGGTGGTGTAGGAAAGTACTCGCAATTGGAGGCGGTCCGGAAGACATAAGGATGCCTTGGACCGCTTTCTATGAAAGGGGTTCATCCAATGAGAAAAGTTGGGTTGTGTTTGAGTGTGCTGGCGGTGGCGCTGTTTGCTTCGCAGGCATTCGCGTTTACCACCGACGGCAATTGGTCGGATTGGTTCACGTACCACGGGAATCCGAGCCTCAATGACTGGCAGCAGGGCAACTACACGCTGACCAATCTGAATATCCGGCGGCTGGCCGATGAGGAGGGTCCCACGCCGGGGGGTGGCGGGCAGCCGTTCGATATCGAGGAAATTTTCTATTTCTGGGATGACTTCGATCCGGAAGACGGCGCGAGCGGCGGCATTATTCGGGTTGGGCTCGTGACGGGCTTCAACTCGGCGGGGGTGAATGTTTCTGGAACGTGGTACTACGCGGGGGACATGTTCTTTGATTTCGGGAACACGGGCGGGTATGACGCCGCGGTCGGCGTGGGAACGGAGAACACGGTGCAGAATAATGGCGGCGCGCGCTTCGGGAATGCGTGGGGCAACTCCGGCGTCCCGAATTGGACGCTTCAGGGGGTTGTCGTTCCCGCCTATTCGGATTCGAATCCGTACCGTGTGGACGAGAACGCGCCGGGAGCGATTCCGTTTCCGGGCGCCGCGACGGTCGCCTGGGGGGGCATGGGGGTCCACAATTTCCTGGAAATCGCCCTGACCGTGGATGGCGGTATCGAGGGGATTATCACCGACGAGGACAATGGCGGTCTGGGCCTTCACTGGACGATGCTGTGCGGGAACGACGTGATCGACGTGCGCGACGATACGCCGCTGGTCCCGGTTCCCGAGCCCTCCACGGCTATCGTGCTGGGCATGGGCGTGCTGGGTGCGCTGCTCAGGGCCCGCCGTCCGGATTGCTGAGACAGCGGCTGACTGGCCAGTGCATTGTCTGGGAATAGAAAGGGCGGCGCCCGATCGGACGCCGCCTTTTTTAGGCTTTAGGCTGTGGGGTTGGGAGGGACTACAGGGACTACAGGGACTACAGGGACTACAGGGACTACAGGGACTACAGAGACGGGGGGGACGGAGGGGATGGAGGGGACGGGGGGGACGGAGGGGACGGAGGGGACGGAGGGGACGGGGGGGATGGAGGGGACGGAAGGGACGGAAGGGACGGAGGGGACGGAGGGGACGGCGGGGACCGGTGGGGACGGCGGGGAAGGCTCTTCGGGGGACTCAGGGGCTGGAAGAGGGCGGGGCGTGTAGTGGGTTGGTGTCAGACGAAGCTGCGGGCGAGGGTCTCGAAGAGCAGGTGCCAGCCGTCCGCAAGGACGAACATGATGATCTTGAAAGGGAGGGACACGAAGATGGGGGGGAGCATCATCATGCCCATGGCCATGAGGGTGCTGGCGACGACCATGTCGATGATGAGGAAGGGGATGTAGATAATGAAGCCGATCATGAACGCGGTGGTGAGTTCGCTGAGTATGAACGCGGGGACGAGGACGTGGGTGGGGACTTCGTCGCGGGTGGCGGGGCGGGGCAGTTCGGCGATGCGCTGAAAGAGGGCGATGTCCTTGGGCCGCGTCTGGCGGAACATGAACTCGCGGAGGGGCTGGATGGCGGCTTCCATGGCTTCCGCGCCTTCGAGGGTTCCGGCGAGGTAGGGTTGGAGCGCGTTTGTGTTGACCTGCTGGTAGGTGGGGGTCATGATGAAGAAGGTGAGGATGAGGGCGAGGCCCACGAGCACCTGGTTGGGCGGGGTCTGCTGGGTGGCCATGGCCTGCCGGAGGAAACCCAGCACGACGATGATCCGCGTGAAGGAGGTCGTCATGACGAGGATGGCGGGGGCCAGGGAGATAACCGTGATCAGCAGGACCACGGCGAGGGAGGTTTCGGCATTCTCGCGGCTGGTCAGGTTGCGCGCGGCGCCCGCGATGTCGATTCCCGAATCCGTGGCGGGGGTGACCTGGGCGGCGGCGGGAACGGCGAGCAGGAAGCATACCAGCGCCAGGCCGGCGAGCGCGGCGCGGACGGGTCGGCTACTCGCGGGCACGGGCGCTGTCCTGGAAGTATTTCTTGAGGCGTTGCAGGTCGCCCTTGAGCGAGTCAATATCCTGATCAACCGCGGGCGCGGCGGGCATGGAATCCTGGACGGATCGCAACTGATCGAGGAAGGAGGCCCCGCTTTCCGGCGCTTCGGCGCGCGCCGCGGCGAGGTCCGGCTCCACGTCGAAATCCGCCGCGTCGAATTGCTGGAGGAGGTTGACGGTGTGCTGCGTGACGCCGATGACGAGCACCTGATCGTTTGTGCGCACGAAATGCAGCGAGGCCTGCGGGGAAAGCGCGACGCGGCCGATGACCTGGGCCAGTTTCTGTCCGGCAACGATGGGCGTACGCCGCCCGAGGCGTCGGGTCAGGTAGACGAGCAGGAAGAATATGCCCAGGACGGCGCACAGCGCGAAGAGCGCGTTCATCAGCGCCGAGACGGGGGAAAAGCCGGCTTCCCCGGGCGCCGGGGCCTCGGGCGGGTCCGGGGCGGCGGCGGCGGGATCTTCGCGCATGAATGCGCCGACCGCGTCGAGCAGGGGGTCGCCGGTTGGGGATTGATCGCCGGCTTGATCGGGGTTGGCGCTGTGCTGGCCGTCGCCGCCGCCGCTCTCCACGCCCGACAGCTGGGGCAGATTCACCTTTGGCGGGGCGGTCTGCCCGAACTCGTCGAGCGCCGGAGCTCCCGCCGCGAACGCGAGCGCCGCCATGTATGCCGCCACGATCATGGCCATCGCCCTACGCATAGCCGCCATCCCGCTCCGCGAGGCCGACGATTTCGGCGATGCGCACATGAAGCGAATCTACGAGTACGACCACCTCGCCCTTGCCAAAGGGAACATCGTTGATATAGATGTCGGCCAATTCGCCCGCGATTTTGTCGAGGGTCAGGATCGAGCCTTTTTGCAGTTCGAGCACATCGCGCACCGTGACCGCGCACTGGCCAAGGTCGGCGGAGATGTCGAGCGTCACCTCGCCGAGGTCGCCAATTTCCAGATGCTCCTGCGCGGGGGAACCCTGGGTCAGTTCCTCGTCGAAAGCGTGATCCGACGTGTCTCGTTCTTCGTTTGGCATCGCCGTCCTATCCGAGGTCCATAATGGCGAATTTGAGGTACATGGCCTTCAAGACGCTCAGTTGCGCGTTTGGCGCCATGCGCTTGAGCAAAATGTTTGATCGCTGCCGGATCTGTTCGAGGATGCTGTTTTGCACGAGCGGGTCGTTCAATTCTCCCCGTGTCCGGCCCTGATGGGCGCTGAGGATTTCAGCGGCGAAGTATTCCTTTCTCCCGGGCTCGCTGATCAGCGCCGCGGTCTGGCCGTCGGCGCAGGAGAGCGCCACCTGAAGAATCAGCAGCGGAGCGACAAGATCCGGGTCTTCGGTGAGGACGGAGACGTTCATATCGTCGAAGACGACCGTGCCCATCGATGGTGGAAAGGGAGGTATATCGTCGGCGCTGCCGGTTTCGGCGGGGGCGGGTGGCGAGAGGCGCGGCTTCAGGAGCGCCATGTAGGCCGCCACGCCGATCACCGCGGGGACGAGCACCGCGACGGCCAGAAGGATGAGGTTTTTGATGAGCGGCGAGGACTTCTTCTCGGCCTCGTTTTCGGGTGTCTGGTCTTCGGCCATGGGGGATTACCTCAACTCATCCAGTTCGGCGGGGGAGAGCGGTAAATCGGTCCGCTGCCCTTCCGTGTCCAGCCCTTGTAATAGCGTATTCAAGCGGGCCTTGTCCAGCAGCCCGCGAACGTAGATCTCGACCCGCCGGTTGGCCGCGCGGCCCTCCTCGGTGGCATTGGTGGCCATGGGCTGGGTTGCGCCCATTGCGTGAATCTCAAACTGGTTGACCGGAAGCCCCCCGGAGATGACCATCTGTTCGGTCACACTGTGGGCGCGCTCGTAGCTCAGGTCGTAGTTGTCCCGGAATCGGGCGGTGGAGGCCAGCGGGGTGGTGTCCGTGTGGCCCTGCACCTCGAAAAAGCTCTCGGGCAATTCGGCGAGCACGGCGGCGATATCGCGGATCACGGGAATGGCCGCCGGCCGGAGGGCCGCTTCGCCCGGCTCGAAAAGCAGGCTTGCGGGCAGGTTTATCTTGATGCCGCCGAGGGCGTCAAAGTCGACGCGCACCTTGCGTTCCAGTCCGCGCACCTGCAATTGCCGGCGCAGTTTGCGGGCGGCCTGCTGCGCCTCTTCGTTCTGGCGCCGCGGCGGCTTGGGCAACGGGGCCACGAAGTGGGACGAGCGCGGGAAGGGGCGGAATCCTCCTTCGAGCGACATGAGGGCTTCCTTGAACTTGTCCTCGCTGATGGTCGAAAAGGACAGCAGGAGTACGAAGAAGGTGAGGAGGAGGCTCATCATATCCGCGAAGGTGGCCATCCATGCCGGGGCGCCGGGCGGTGGGCATTTACATTTCTTCCTGGCCATATCACCGGCCGCCGCGGCCGCCAACCACGATTCGCTCGCGGATAGCCGGCGATACAAAAGCCTTGAGCTTCTGTTCGACCACACGGGGATTGTCCCCGGACTGAATGCTCAGGATGCCCTCGATTACGACCTCTTTCTGGAGCAGTTCGGTGGCGGTGCGCACTTTCAATTTCCCGACGCACGGCAGGAAGACGAGATTGGCAAGCACGGCGCCGTAGAGGGTGGTGAGCAGGGCGACGGCCATGGCGGGGCCGATCTGGGAGGGGTCGGCCATGTTGGCGAGCATCTGCACGAGGCCGATGAGGGTGCCGATCATGCCGAAGGCGGGCGCGAAGGCGCCGGCGGACTCTAGAATGGACGATCCCATATTGTGGCGGTCTTCCATGAAGGCGATTTCGGTTGTGAGGATGTCCTTGATGAGCTCGGGGGCGGTGCCGTCGATGGCGAGCTGGACGCTCTTGCCCAGGAATTCGTCGCCGGCGTCGGAGACGTGGCTTTCGAGGGCGAGGATGCCTTCGCGGCGCGCAATGGTGGCGAACTCCACCATTTTCTTGATGAGCTCCTCGGTCTGAAGGTCGCGGCTGAAAAAGGCGTTCTTCAGGACGCCCACAACGCCGACGACCTGGGACATCGGAAAGTTCACAAGCACCGCCGCGGTCGTTCCTCCGAGCACCACAACGAAGGAGGGAATATTGATGAAGATGCCGAGCGGCCCCCCGAGCACAATGGTAATCAGGATCAGGAGAAAGCCAGCCACCAAACCGATGAGTGTTGCGAGGTCCATACCCTGTGCCTTGTGATCGGCGAATGCATGCCGCGCCGATGTTGGGGTTCCCGTTCCGTGCCGTATTCTAACACCCGGCCCATGAGGGCGTCCATCAGCGGCGGCGCGGCCCGCCACCGCGCCGTGCGGGCGTCGGTGGCGGGGCGTTCATGCGCGGCTAGCGGACGAGGTTCACGGCTTCCTGAAGGAGCGTGTCGGCCGCGGTGATGGTTCGGGAGTTGGCCTGGAAGGCCCGTTGCGTAATGATCAGTTCGCTGAATTCGGTGCCCAGATCGACGTTGGAACTTTCGAGCACGCCGCCATTCACGGAGCCGCGCCCGCCGGTGCCCGGCGTTCCAATCTGCGCCAGGCCGGAGGCCGGCGATTGGCGAAAGGCGTTGTTTCCTTCGCGGGTCAGCCCCCCAACGTTCGCGAAGGCCGCCAGCGCCACCTGGGCGATAACGCGGGTCCGGTCATTGGTGAAGACGCCGATTATCTGCCCGTTTGCGCCAATGCTGAAGCTCTGGAGCACGCCGAGGGGAAAGCCGTCCTGGCTGTTGAGCGTGATATTGCTCGGGGGCTGGGCGGCGGGATCCGCGGCGGGGTCCACGGGCGGGGTGAGCTGGGTTATGGTGGAAAAGTCGAGCGTTATCGCGAGGGGATCGACGGGCATGGTTGGTTCGCTGCCCAGGTCGGCGGCGGTTATGCTGATGGCGCCGGTTTCGCTCCCGGCCTGGACCGTGCCGTCGGTGTCAAAGGTCAGCGTGCCGGATCCGACGGTCGCTGGTCCACCGCCGTTGTCGAAGGTGGCTTCCCAGGTCCACTCGTTGGGGTTGGGGGTCTTGGTGAAGGTCAGTTCGACGTTGCGGGCTGTTCCGAGGGAGTCGAAGACCTCGATATTCCGGACGACGAACTCGCCGTCGCGCGTGCGCGCGTTCAGGTTGCCGACGATCTCGGCTTCGGTGGTGGCGCTTGCGAAACCCGCCTGTCCGAGGGGGATCGTAATGTCGCCGGGAATGGTGTTGACGGCATCGATTACGCCGGCTGGCGAGGCGGTATAGCCCTGGACGCGCAGGCCGGTCGCGGGGTCGATCAGGGTCCCCACGGAATTGATGGTAAAGGAGCCGTCGCGCGTGTAGACGCTGGTGAGTCCATCGCTGAGGATAAAGAAGCCGTTGCCCTGTATCGCCAGATCGGAGTTGATGCCGGTGGTGACGAGCGAGCCCTGGCCGTGGTTTACATCGATGCTGGCGACCTGTACGCCGAGGCCCACCTGGCGCGGGTTGGTTCCGCCGAACTGCCCCGCGGGCGCGGAGGGGCCGCTGAGCGTCTGACTGAAAAGGTCCTGAAACAGGATGCGGGAGCTGCGATAGCCGGTGGTGTTCACGTTTGCGATGTTGTTCGCGACAAT contains:
- a CDS encoding MotA/TolQ/ExbB proton channel family protein yields the protein MDLATLIGLVAGFLLILITIVLGGPLGIFINIPSFVVVLGGTTAAVLVNFPMSQVVGVVGVLKNAFFSRDLQTEELIKKMVEFATIARREGILALESHVSDAGDEFLGKSVQLAIDGTAPELIKDILTTEIAFMEDRHNMGSSILESAGAFAPAFGMIGTLIGLVQMLANMADPSQIGPAMAVALLTTLYGAVLANLVFLPCVGKLKVRTATELLQKEVVIEGILSIQSGDNPRVVEQKLKAFVSPAIRERIVVGGRGGR
- a CDS encoding flagellar hook protein FlgE: MGRALFTAVTGLKAQQTKLDIVANNIANVNTTGYRSSRILFQDLFSQTLSGPSAPAGQFGGTNPRQVGLGVQVASIDVNHGQGSLVTTGINSDLAIQGNGFFILSDGLTSVYTRDGSFTINSVGTLIDPATGLRVQGYTASPAGVIDAVNTIPGDITIPLGQAGFASATTEAEIVGNLNARTRDGEFVVRNIEVFDSLGTARNVELTFTKTPNPNEWTWEATFDNGGGPATVGSGTLTFDTDGTVQAGSETGAISITAADLGSEPTMPVDPLAITLDFSTITQLTPPVDPAADPAAQPPSNITLNSQDGFPLGVLQSFSIGANGQIIGVFTNDRTRVIAQVALAAFANVGGLTREGNNAFRQSPASGLAQIGTPGTGGRGSVNGGVLESSNVDLGTEFSELIITQRAFQANSRTITAADTLLQEAVNLVR